The following nucleotide sequence is from Cottoperca gobio chromosome 20, fCotGob3.1, whole genome shotgun sequence.
CCTTACGACTGCTTACACTGTCTGTCTATAAACAAATCCCACACTTTCCCACAGCTCAGCCCCGTTTCAATATCATTTGATATTTTCCTGCTCCCTTAAGCTTCCAGAAAGAATTCACCTACGACGAAAAAGACGACCCAGCTAAAAGCAAAGATATAGATGTTAGTCTCTTGGCCAATCTCCCAAAGGTGAGTAAGggttttcttttgctttattttctgcCTGCTTGCAAATTGGTCCTCACCATGTCAACCTTTTCAGGGATTTTGAAAGTCACTGTTGTGCAACAGCAGCCTCTTTGCCAGGTGGATTCATGTCAAGATTTGTCTAAAACCAGTTTTTCTACAAGCACAGTCCTCACACATTGTACAATATGAAACACTacgctctttttttttttttttttcttgactgGCTCAATTTATTCCAATAAAGACATAGGGTCCTATAGAGGTGTGTGGGTCTGTTAAGTCCCACTGAATGGTGAATATAGTAGTTTGATGAGCTGTGGAAAGCCACCTTTAGACCAATTGTAATGGATCAGATGGAAAAGTAAAACTGATCACGAGAAGCCAGATTTTCTGGGCAAAATGCCAAGATGAACACATGTCCCTTAGTCACAGCAATCAGTAGtgaaacatatttagtttttaacttTTACAGGAGGACTTTAGATAGTAATGGTTGGGTTCCAATAGCTGGCTCTGTTTTGACATACCAGGATTCACTACGTTCAGGCACTAAGAAATCTCGTATCCAACCTTTTATCTCTCCTCGCCCCCTTGCGCTATATTCTTTAATATCAAGACAAATGCTGGCTTATGCTTGCACGGCTTGAAATGACAGGCTGTAGCTTAATACCATCAATGCTATAAGTTACTTGATCACAGGCCACAATGAAACGTTTTGTTCTTGTCTAGTTAACTCTATAAATCGGTTTGTGTACTCTGTGAAAGATGTGATCAATTGTTGAtatgaatttgttttaattgtttgtggTTTTTATCCTTTCTTTAGTCTCTGAATTGAGGAAACGATTGAAGGCATTACCATAAGCTCAACTGACTGCGAAATGAACAGGTGAGAAGGTGATAAGTCTATAAAAAGGCTGCAAGTGTTTCTAGTAATGATAATGTTGTGGAGGATAATGACatggctggtgtgtgtgtgtgtgtgttgtgtgtgtgtgtgtgtgtgtgtgtgtgtgtgtgtgtgtgtgtgtgtgtgtgtgttgtgtgtggtgtgtgtgtgttgtgtggtgtgtgttgtgtttgtgtgtgtgtgtgtgtgtgtgtggtNNNNNNNNNNNNNNNNNNNNNNNNNNNNNNNNNNNNNNNNNNNNNNNNNNNNNNNNNNNNNNNNNNNNNNNNNNNNNNNNNNNNNNNNNNNNNNNNNNNNAACAGAATTTATTTTACTCTATTTAATAACACATCAGTTATAACTTTTTGTCTTGTTGTGATTACTTATTTGGTCCCAAATGCAGGTCCTAGTTGCACTAAAAGGTAatatttggtttataaaatgctCTCTCCCTCCTGATTTTTCCCTCCTAAGTCCTTTCGGTCTGTATTCATGACTGAGGGACATTCTCCTAGATTTTGTTGAATTCAGGCCTGGGCTAAATGAAACTGATTAGGCTATTTGTCTTACTGCAGCATCAGAGAGCCTGCATGACTCACCTGCCTTTTGACTGGTGGAGTGAGACGGCATTTCCTCTGAATATCTCCTTCAGTAGATAAGATCTCAGTTAGACAGGTTGTCATTcttgatgaagtgatgaagggTCAAATCTGATCTAATACAAACTAAGTGTGTTTTATAGTCATTGCTCTTCatttaacaaacattaaataagagatttattgttcatattttattgcGTGTGATGCCTCCCCCAAaaccacaataacaaagaaATGTCTCGCCGGGGAGTTGAACTTGTATTCTTAGCAGGATCCTGCTGGTGTTTTAACCTCATTCTCACTCTCGTCACACTCCACGTTAAgtcaatggtgtgtgtgtgtaatgtagtGGTGCTCCAAGAAAAAAGTGAATCTTGACTTTTACCCACTCATTCACTTGTCTCCCACCGGGTTTCCATTGGAACAGTGCAAGGGCGAAACTGAGCACTGATTGGTTCCTCCAGACTGATGCTGAGGGCGACACCCATTCCCTCATCAACTGGCCCTCGAGGTACACTCAGGCCGGCTGTGTCTTACCCCAATATCACCTACCATGTTGCCATGTTCCCATCAGCTGGACTTACCAAAAAAACACCCTTTTTATGAGCAGTGCTTCTAAAACTGTGGGTCAGAACAGAACCCACAAGACTATATCCTGGCTTTTCTCATCTCAAACGGTTAAACCTCATTTACTTTGTGTGGATCCTGGGCTGATTGTGGTTAAGAACCTCTGCTTTGAGCTCTGAGAGTCAGCTGACCTCACATCATGATCATCCTCATTACCACAAGCTCCCGTTCCCTTTCCTACCGACCATAACTTCATCGCTCATGCATATTTTGCCGTGTTCAGTTTAATCCCCatgtgaaaacaaatgtttgaagGAACATATTATATTAAGCGTAGTATGAAGGATAAAATATAGGGTAGTGATGTTGCAGTGTTGGCTCTTTTCTTGGAGTAATGACCTTAAGTCAGTGACTATAGGTTTGGGGGATGTGTTTACAGTTTGCGTCTCCCATTTCCACACAGGAATTGCTAATAGCCATTTCGGCATGACTTAGGTGTTGAGTGCTGTTTGTCCGCTTCTTTTATCAGACCAAGTACAGTAGTAATCTTTATGAGTTTAAGAGACATGCGCTGTGCCTAATCGTGTCGTAAAAATGTTAACCAGATCTTTGTTTCCCTGAAGAATCAGAGTTAGGGAGAGACTTGCCAGGGAGGAGGGCCGCCAGAGGAGCCCAGAGCTGGGAAATGTTACAGAAGCCCCGGTGTACCGCAGACAATTTCAACACCAGACCCAAACCTCTACACGCTACAATACGGACCCACCAGGCCCCCAGCAGATTTACTCCCATCCCCACCATCACCCCCAGGCTCAGCTCACCCGACCTGGGCAACCTGGAGGACAAGAACTTGTCGGTAACCCCAGTTACCTGTCCATGGCTTCTGGTCACTCATCCAGAGCTGTGCAGGAACAACAGCCCCAGGAAGAAGAGACTGAGGAGTCGGCGGACAAGAAGACACGGGGCCTTCTGAAGAGCAGGAAAGCAGTGCTGCCCTCTGAGATCCGCCGTAGGGAGAGGAGCACTGATGACCCCCGGAGAGGAAGGGGGGAAGAGGAGCAAGAGATTTCCAGGGCACTGGGTCTTAGCCAGGCAAGGGAGGCTGAGGCAGAGGATCCTGCAAGAGGAGGACACAGAACCAGAGCCAGGTGGGATGAAACGGAGCACACTTCACATCTGCAAGCATCAGAGAGCAGGCTCAGAGAGCGGGAAAATGGCATTTATATCCACAAGGGGGTGGCTGCCACCCATATCCTGCCCAGAGCAGCACATGCAGGCCCAGAAAGCTCCCCCTCCAGCACAGCCATTAGCCACTCTGTGTCGGATGCTGGGGAACTGCGAGGGCTCAGTCAGAGGAACCTGCAGCACCCCACCCACGACCCCCGAGAGATCAGGGAGGGGGAAGGTTTCGGTGACCGAGAGAGTCACCAGGACAGCCGGGTATCTGTGGCCCAGCTCAGACATTCCTACATGGAGAGCACCACCACCCCTCCAACCAGCCGCAGGAATGAGCTGTAGGTGTCAAACTAAAGCGCTACAACCGCCGTTACTTGCTGGCTGGCTTCTCTTGAACTCACACAGATGCTTGTTAACCAACATCGGCTGGCTACTGAATGACTAACAAGCAACTAAGGCTGGAGTGAATTCGACATCAAAGCGTAGAGCTTCTAATCTGTAGAACTTGCATTCATGCATTAATCGCCTAACACTAAGCTTCCTATGCTGTatgttatttgtttctttatagGCTCTGTGACTTGTTTGGTTACCACCTGGGGCCAGCAAACGTGTGCATGCTTTAACAACTAATATATCTGCTTGGTCTTGCTTAcataattgatttttaaaagaaaacaggggTGTGACTGAATATTTAAACCTCTGCTTTTAAAAATCTCCATTTTTGCCGCCAGTCCCTTTATCGTTCCCTCACCTTgctgtattttctctttcctcttggTACTCTTATCTGCCGGTCCCTCTCCTTGGGTGGCCCCTTCAGTGATGTTGAAGGGGACGGGGCACCCGCAGGCTACGGGGCCCtatggagaggggagagggacaggGGGCGCAGGCCCCGGCAGTATATCTATCCCGGGGAGAGTAGAAAGACCTCAGAGAGGTTTAGGACGCAGCCCATCACTTCTGCTGAGCGCCAGGAGACTGATAGGTACTGCTCTGGACTCCAGAATGCATGGCTGAGAGTGTTGTGTGCTggaaaatatgtaaacataaatCATAACATAATGTTGATAATCATCAAGTATTTAagtgtacaataaataattctaTAGAATGTAGTAATTCAATAATCTGATTAATACAAACTGGGTTaccacagtttgtgtgtgtcgcCCATTGGCCAAtgggcgacacacacacatacacatgcacacaatttTACCCCTCTAACAACCTTAGCAAACAAGGAAGCTTAAAGGCCAAAGGTCCCTCTGATTGGACCTTGGCAGTGGTCATTCCATGTGACCATACCAAGGAAGCATGAATTGGCCTTTGTTGGTAATCACTGCCTGAGACCATGGAACCGAATAGACTTCTGTAATACCATCTAATTCTCCAGCTTAGTCTGCTTTAGTAGACTGTTTCcctttttaatttcttctcCTAACTCGCCGTCACATTTCCAGCATACTAGAAACGACTGCTTTTCACTTCATCCCCTCACCTCCTCTGTGACCAGCTTTCTCTTTCCTGTCGCTAACCACTCACCACCCATTCGTATTACTGAGCGATGCAGTGTTGCATGGATACTACTAGCGTTTattgattttccttttctttctgcacTTTTAAAGGTCTTGTGTGAGTTCAGATCGTGCTTCCACTGAAGGTACGTTGTTTTTTCCCCAATAACTTTAAGTAAGTGGACATATAATGCACACATTTTGTCATACATAGTTAGAATGCATGTATATTTGTTGTTAAACAAAGGATTTATTACTCAATGTATTTCTACAAACACACGTACTGTATAACGTAAAGCTCATAAACTCCTGTAGCCTCTGTACACAAGTGTTGAGGAGGTAATTGATTAAGCATGGCTAGCTTAAGTGGAATTATTAGCACGGCTGTCGTATCTGTTTGACCAATGAGATTACTTAGCTGGGACTTCCAGTTGCATAATGTCCGATGGCACATTTACAGCCGTAAAAGTAATGCAGTTTTGTTGGTGGGTTATGAATCAAATGGGGACTGTGTTTTTAGTTTCATGGTGTCATTTTGACTTATATTGACAAATATTCACACTATATTTAGGTTATTTTAAAGGGTTGAAATATCACTGACTACATTTCTCTGAGTCTTTTGTCTTTGGATGGGCTGAGTTAATGAGATCATGGTGATGTAAAGTCCCTAATTAAGTTTCCATTGAGTTGCTTTTCCATTTTAGTTAAATCAGCTCTGAATCATACTTGCAGGGTTTCCGTTTGGGACAGATACATGTTGCATTGACCACTGAATGGCACATAACAGTACATCTAATCCACGTAAACTTTTCccaatgaaaacaacatgatTATTAGCAGCTTCACAGTTGCAGCAGaccacaaattaaatgtaattttccaGTGGCTGTTAAAGCTTCAAGAATAGACATGAGGGTGGAGGCCAAATGACTCTGAtctccctttttttgttttttttacaggaaaGCGCATATATTTTGAAGTAGAGTTTATAGAGTTGTTGCTGGTGCTCACAGTAGCAAAACTGCACAGCAGCTCTACTGAGGGCAGAAGCAGCTCATCTGCTTCTTATAAGCAGACACTCACTTTTTGTACTGAGGAAAATTAGAGCTCAGCACAGCGGCACCAGTCAAAGGGAATAGTTATTTGGTGATGTCATGTCATATGtcttgcagtgtgtgtgtgtgtttgcagccaaCTTCTCACACCTGTCTAGCTCTGCATACTCCCCTCAATGACACCAGTCACAGGTTTTGTGGTTTGTCTTTGCTCCAAGCTATTTAGCCAGATGGTGCCGTTGCAGTGTAGCGATGAAGGTAAACATAATGACAGTGACTGCTTTCCAATCTCTATATACAGTGTACAATGATGATGGTTGTAGATTGACCACTCAAAATTCTTAGGAATTATTAATACAATGGTTCCTTGTTTTTGGACAGACATATACTAAAGCTGAAATGGCCACTTTCACAAGCAGATTTGATCAACTGTAGCTAGAaagctaattaagctaacgttCCAATTGGTTGAAAACGCTGTCTATTTCTTATTGACTCAAATGACTACACTGGAAAAGGTTATTCAGTATGCTCCTAATGGCTACATGCATAATATTTCCAAAGTTTGTAATTTCATtatgtcctcttctctctctgtaggtGATGAAGAGAAGCTAGATGAACGGGCCAAGCTGAGCGTAGCAGCCAAGCGCTCTCTCTTCAGGGTGAGATTCAACTCTCATTTCTACAGATTACATGCTGGTTCCAGACACAGAGCATGGAGAAATGTTCTTACACTTATGGATACACAAACATTGACTgtcgttttttttattttctgtcctcTCAATTCTGTGAGGACATTGTTGACATGAGTTGAAAACATTACGGatgtaactacggttctatgaatcTTAGATGACCGCCAGTGGTagtgcttaacactgaatatcttccgTCTCGGGCATGCACAGGTCgagtatttatatcaacaaagcCACGTGTGACCTCGAATGACCCTGGTCATGTATAAGTACTGGTGTCTGGTGATTCATAGAACCGTTCGTTCTGTTTTTTCCTTACTGTCCGCCAGTGCTTAGCACAGGAATCCTTCTCCCTTAGATGTTCGAGGCCAAGGCAAGAGAGGCGAAGGTCATGGCCGTTTAAAGAGAAGCCATACAGGTGTTACAGCCAGGAGAGCTAAACATAGCAACAGCGGCAGAAAAAAAACTCATCAATTGCTAAGTCAGCCTTGAGCGAGAGCACTCTGCTGACTGTAGGGGAGCGAGGAGACACTGGTGCAGTTGTGGGTTAGCGTGAGCGAGTGCACCCTGCTATGAAAACAGTAATATTTATCAGAGATACTGTATGGCCCACAGTTTAGATGACAGCTAGCTCCAGTTAGCAGTCCACCAGTTAGTTTGAGCAAGAGCACTTCACTAACTATGGAACAGTCAAATTATAGGAAAGGATGTACACAGTATAAATATCAACTAGCTCCTACTAGCTCCTACTAACCCACCACGTTAGGCCTAATGAGGGTAAACACGCTGCGAGCCAGCGCGTAACACTACAGTGAGAGTGGAGCAGAATACTCTCTTCACTGACGCAGAATGACATACTTATGATTTGGTTTCAGCACAGGCATTCCACCGGAACAAGCATTTTATTGGCGCACATTTAACTCCACATCCGTGAAACTGCTATAGCTCAAGTTAGTGGAAGATACTTGCATTTCCAAACAGCTTTCATAATGGAGGGTATCTTAATGCAAATATCCCTTGTCAAAGTGTGTAAAGCCCATGTTTCAACAGTCTATAATTTCAACCTCAATAACAGAGTGAACTCTGCTCCAAGATTATCATACTAGAATTATGGTGAGGTGAAATATtccattgatttaaaaatgtttttccatgttttttCCCAACATTTCCAATCCAGGAACTTGAAAAGAGCATTGATGGCGGAGCTCCTAAACCACGATCCAGAAACACAGCGGTGGACAGGAGACTAAGACGGACACAAGACCGATCCAGAACTCAGCCAGTCACCACTGAGGAAGTAGTCATCGCCGCCACGTAAGTCTTAacaaattactttatttaaagctgAATTGAAGGAATGAAAAAATTGTCATTCCATCCACCTCAATTGTTGGGGTGGAGTCAGAAATCTCAGACATGGATGTCTCTATAAAACCTAAATTATCTGCACGGCTAAACTTAAgtcagaaaatatgtttttgttttttttataatttgggTAAACCTAACTTTtagaaatattaaacattaaacatccTCAAGCTTTATGATACAGCAACATTTTCTTAGTTTGTCAACCTGATAGCTAATCATCACATTGTGTGCTCTGgatgtgaataaaaatgtattttgaaatgATTCATGAATTCTGAAATTAAATTGTGGTTTAAGCCTCCAGCCATCTCTCTGAACACCATTCTGAACCTCAACATGCTTTATATTCCTCTCCCTTAGCTTAAATtaaccttttttctttataaCCTGGAAGTCTTTCATTTCCTGTGTCACCCATGTGttttctctgtcatctctctctgtgtgcgtgtgtgtgtctgtgacttTGTCCCTGTCCTTCGCTACTGTAGCATCCCCACTCACGTGCCACACACGGTGACAGTTTACACTGCTGTAGCACGCGCCTCTAGCCCCACTCTAGTTTGCAGCACTGTCCCTCCATACAGGTACAGGGCACAGATATGAATGCTCACGAGATCCTACAGTGTGTGACTAACATGATTGATATTTACTGAATGTTGCTCGTACGCTACGGCATAGTGTTCTTGTCACAGTGATGTACTCCACAGGATGTGAATTGTGCAAGTTCCTAATGTAAAGTCCTAATGCACAATGTTTTTTGAGTTTTGGTGCCCTCCTGTGTGATTGGAGGAAACTAcatgatttaattattattattattatgattttacTTGATATCACAGTTTTTGTTGTGGTGGGCATGACTCACTTTGCGTGTGAAACAACCCTTTTTTTCCCCGCCCTTTGTTAAACCTTTTTATTGGTTGTCATTGTAATTAgatgcacacagctccacactgcTGCCTGCCATGTTGCATGTCACAAGCTAGCTTGCATGAGCCCCTCCCATGCTTAACAGAAGTCTCCCTTTCTCCTACCTCTTTGTCTCTCGGGTGTCATCCTGCCCTCAGCCTGCGGGCATCCACGCAGCAGAGTGCCACCGCCCGGGATAAGGCGCGGGAGGCTCGGCAGGCGCAGGACATCCAGGAGGTCCAGGCCTCTAAGCCAGTGTCCACAGTGGAGGGGAAAGGTCAGAGCCAGGATCAGGGTCAAGACGAGCCTGACCTCAGCACCCTCAGCCTGGCGGAAAAGATGGCGCTGTTCAACAGACTGGCTCAGCCTCCCATCAGGGTCACCCGCACCAGGGGGGACACACGCCAGCGCAGGGCCAATGCTCGCTACCAGACACAGCCCATCACACTTGGAGATATGGAGCAGGTACGCTAGCAGCAGAACTTGCAGTTTATTTTGTAGAATAACTGTCTTTTCTGGCCATATTTCTCTTCAAGTTAACTAAGTCAGTCTACGTCTTTACCTATTTAATTATGCTTTTAATACATTACCATGTTTCTTTGGCTAATTTGTTCATTAGTGAGCCTTAGAGCTACTGGagagagtggtatcaatattCTCATTAACGctaagaaagaaagcaaataagtgtaatTTCCCAAAGTGTCATTTAAAGGAAATACTGGTATAAAAATATTCATGTGaattgcatttatatagctcaaAATCACATATTTTCCTAGAGGGCTTTACAATCTTTACAACATAtgacaccctctatccttacctaaccctaacccatgcCGTAGGTAGACAGAAGTAGCAGTTGTCAAATTACAATATAGTAAAACTGAATTCAAATATTAAGTAAAAAAGAGCATGGATCAAACCAGCTGTGATGGGAAATCGGGCCAGGGGCGTAAAGCTGGgggccccttccccacttcctaccaCACCCATCTTCTAACTGCCTTCATTTCTAATCAATTTTTGATCAAAAAGCTCAAAATAAATTCTGGGGCAGCCACATGCTGCTGCGGCTGGtcaaaatataaagtgtattaGAGTTAGCGCTAGGCAGGTGGAGTATAACATACTATACATGAACCAAGCATTGTAGCATCTGCGTGTTTCTGCTCCAGGAGCCTTCAGACATAGACTTCATGGATGAACAGGAGCTATGTGACCGCCCCGTAGAGCACCTACACGTAAGGTTCCTCTGAACGATCATCATGCATTTGCATGAGACAATGGAGGCTGACGCAGCTGGGACACTCTTCTCAGAAATGACTGTACATTTCTGTGAGCACATGTTGTGTGGCATCCTATATCCATGCAGTCTGATCTCATTATGAATGTAAAGCGCGTTGCCCGGCTTCTGAGTAAGTTCTGACTCATGTTCTCAGCATCCTGCTGTGTCACTGAGGGGGCTGTGATGTCTGGATGGGTGAGGCCGCTGGCAATATTTCAGCTAGACCGATGGTTTGAAAAGATGCCTctgtggtggaggagaggagaacacaAGCACTTTAACTCTCGTTCACCACCACATGGACTGAAAGCAGCTCTTTTTCATCAGCGCGTTTTAGAACTGGCAACTGTTTCAGGGAGGAAAAGCGTGTGAGAGAAAATTGAAGCAAAAGATTAAGAAGTTAAAGGACTCTGCTTTGCAAGATTTTTCTGTGGTTTCCATGGAActttactgctgctgctcattTATTACTCAGCAAAAATGTCTGGTTAGTTAATTAACCTACAGCTGGATTCATTGTGCATACGGGAAGATGATGTGTGCGTGCTGGCATGGCATGGCTTTGCGATGTGAGCTGCAATTGACCAACGAGATAGGCTGCCCTTTGATGCTCAGGAAGATCAGTGAGTCAGGCAGGCGGTGATTGGTCAGCGTGGTTCTCTCATTGTTGTGTGACTGCAGTTTGCCCTAAATGTTTCTCAGCCTCTGCGGCAAATGGACCCGTTTTTTACTTTGCCTGCGTCTCTTTCTACCTCCCTGTTACACAGCTTCAAAACGGTGCAGGCTCTCGGTTCAGACACATCCCCAACGAGTCCTCCCCCACTGCTCTGAGAGAAGACACTGTGTCCACTGACCATGCCGGAGACATCCACATAACCAGAGCAGCAGCCCGGGTCGAACCCCTGCCTCCCAAATCTGACCGGTCTCTGCCCACTCACCACCCAGACGGCCCCTCCCGGAGGTCCCAGGACGCTGCGGACCACCAGAGGTACCAAATATTCCCCCACGGAGAAGACTGCGCTGATCTGGGTGGAGGGAAGCGGAAACTGCCCTCTCCTGAGGGAGCGGTCAGGCAGGCCGCTCTGCCCCAGCCCCAGactggaagagagaggagggaggaggaggaggtggttgaggaagaggaggagcagtggCTGACCGGAGGGTGGGGAGCCGTGCAGAGCCACAGCCACAGGCTCCAGGAGAGTCAGGAGGAGTATCTAAGGGAGGAAGGACACCACCCAGAGAAGAGCAGGGCCTTCAGTGGAGGTAAGAACAGCAGACAGAACTCAGAAGATCTGTTTGAGATTTTTTCTTTCCGCGGCCAAACGTTTGCGCAGAGTGAGGAGCTGCTGGAAATCTTTGGTTTTGTTTAACAGAAAAAATTAGGCTGGAAGGCCGAATGAAGCTGgctataaatatttaatgagcCAACTCCAAGATTAACATGAAAACCAACTGTcaatttctattattattatttatttttattttttataagcACATTTTAGCATGCTTAACACACAAAACTAAGATGTGAACCTGGTAAACATTATACGTGCTAAACAGCAGCAAGTTATATAATATTGTCATGTTAGCCTTTAGATCTTGTGGCATTTAGATATTAAGGTCACAAggaattattataataataattcctgGTTTAACGGATCAAAATTGAAAGAAATTAAAGTTGAAATTAAGTGggctttaaatatttaaagagcaAACTGTGAGACTAAATAAACACCGGTGTCAATTGCAGTCCACAGTCAACAACCATTTCTCACAGTGGACCACATTTCCTGTGACTGTGACAATGTCACA
It contains:
- the svila gene encoding supervillin a: MYRNPWISNYLTHVKFCSQGLGSETPIKLSNPRLLQKRALSFQKEFTYDEKDDPAKSKDIDVSLLANLPKLTFTHSFTCLPPGFHWNSARAKLSTDWFLQTDAEGDTHSLINWPSRIRVRERLAREEGRQRSPELGNVTEAPVYRRQFQHQTQTSTRYNTDPPGPQQIYSHPHHHPQAQLTRPGQPGGQELVGNPSYLSMASGHSSRAVQEQQPQEEETEESADKKTRGLLKSRKAVLPSEIRRRERSTDDPRRGRGEEEQEISRALGLSQAREAEAEDPARGGHRTRARWDETEHTSHLQASESRLRERENGIYIHKGVAATHILPRAAHAGPESSPSSTAISHSVSDAGELRGLSQRNLQHPTHDPREIREGEGFGDRESHQDSRVSVAQLRHSYMESTTTPPTSRRNELDVEGDGAPAGYGALWRGERDRGRRPRQYIYPGESRKTSERFRTQPITSAERQETDRSCVSSDRASTEGDEEKLDERAKLSVAAKRSLFRELEKSIDGGAPKPRSRNTAVDRRLRRTQDRSRTQPVTTEEVVIAATIPTHVPHTVTVYTAVARASSPTLVCSTVPPYSLRASTQQSATARDKAREARQAQDIQEVQASKPVSTVEGKGQSQDQGQDEPDLSTLSLAEKMALFNRLAQPPIRVTRTRGDTRQRRANARYQTQPITLGDMEQEPSDIDFMDEQELCDRPVEHLHLQNGAGSRFRHIPNESSPTALREDTVSTDHAGDIHITRAAARVEPLPPKSDRSLPTHHPDGPSRRSQDAADHQRYQIFPHGEDCADLGGGKRKLPSPEGAVRQAALPQPQTGRERREEEEVVEEEEEQWLTGGWGAVQSHSHRLQESQEEYLREEGHHPEKSRAFSGEPPESTSRAVSGSPRNLCQPPAADTHADDLYQPEEGDELSNMMMTRQMSIKDRVALLKKSGEDDWRNRINRKQDGVDVGEQHAQLLELEQSFKKKDDEALMMIDEFAVSEQLWEPLFASTFSPPPEPPFHTPSPDESASQTTVSPRPMQVDERHPWRRKRIAEAEMECEGVDAHMSIQERKLLIVAQEEAWKTKGYGAANDSTQFTVAARMVKKGLASPSAIQSPVTSKPKNSSSLSISKPQEDMEEMSDIEAPLILPLFPPGDWRLYCVRGEAEVEGHLLEVACHCSSLRSRVSMVLLSVSQALIYLWHGCKSQTHTREVARTAANKIKEHCPLETGIHSSNKVTIRECDEGAEPTGFWEPLGRRDRKVYDCMLQDPGRFNFSPRLYQLSSSSGEFAAVEFLYPARDPKEVNSMPFLQEDLYTASQPALFLVDNHHEVYLWQGWWPQDSESTGSARIRWDSDRKCAMETVLQYCREKNEKKPPKAYLIHAGLEPLTFTNMFPSWEHREDIAEITEREAEVCNQIILVEDVLARLCKTTYPLADVLARPLPEGVDPLRLEVYLSDDDFEGVRAHGKTALDMSRQEYGALPGWKQVNVKKAKGLF